The proteins below are encoded in one region of Sphingopyxis sp. YR583:
- the queC gene encoding 7-cyano-7-deazaguanine synthase QueC has translation MQQVSGKTVIVLLSGGLDSMVCAGLAREAGARIVALTIDYNQRHRVELESAARIASYVGAAEHIVLPLDLRRFGGSALTDDIDVPKDGVGDDVPITYVPARNLIFLSLTLGLAEARQAQDIVIGVNALDYSGYPDCRPEFIQGFEKLAALATRDGDKGVDFHIHAPLQHMTKADIAAEAARLGMDAGMSWSCYDPTPEGLHCGSCDSCRLRSKGFADAGLADPTRYA, from the coding sequence ATGCAGCAAGTATCCGGAAAAACGGTGATCGTCCTCCTGTCGGGCGGGCTCGACTCGATGGTCTGTGCGGGCCTCGCGCGCGAAGCGGGCGCGCGCATCGTCGCGCTCACGATCGATTATAACCAGCGTCACCGCGTCGAGCTGGAGTCCGCCGCGCGGATCGCGTCCTATGTGGGGGCGGCCGAGCATATCGTGCTGCCCCTCGACCTGCGCCGCTTCGGCGGATCGGCGCTGACCGACGATATCGACGTGCCAAAGGACGGTGTCGGCGACGATGTTCCGATCACCTATGTTCCCGCGCGCAACCTGATCTTCCTGTCGCTGACGCTCGGGCTCGCCGAAGCGAGGCAGGCGCAGGATATCGTCATCGGGGTCAATGCGCTCGACTATTCGGGCTATCCCGACTGCCGTCCCGAATTCATCCAGGGGTTCGAAAAGCTCGCTGCGCTCGCGACGCGTGATGGTGACAAGGGTGTCGATTTCCATATCCACGCGCCGCTGCAACATATGACCAAGGCCGATATCGCGGCCGAAGCCGCGCGGCTCGGGATGGACGCGGGGATGAGCTGGTCGTGCTACGACCCGACACCCGAGGGACTGCATTGCGGATCGTGCGACAGTTGCCGCTTGCGATCGAAGGGCTTTGCCGATGCGGGGCTCGCCGACCCGACGCGCTACGCCTGA
- the lipB gene encoding lipoyl(octanoyl) transferase LipB — translation MSKLPTPEWTVSSGLTDYGLALSDMEARAAAIHAGEAGELIWLIEHPPLYTAGTSSDPAELLNPQFPVYDAGRGGRYTYHGPGQRVGYLQLDLTKRGRDVRAYVSALEGWVIDALALFDVEARRAEGRIGIWTDDANGREAKIGAIGVRVKRWVTMHGFSLNVAPDLAHFGGIVPCGIAEFPVTSLAALGKTASFADVDAALLQTLPAFLDKLSPSD, via the coding sequence ATGAGCAAGCTTCCCACACCCGAATGGACCGTCAGTTCCGGCCTGACCGATTATGGCTTGGCGCTGTCCGACATGGAAGCGCGCGCCGCCGCGATCCATGCCGGCGAGGCCGGCGAACTCATCTGGCTGATCGAACATCCCCCGCTCTATACGGCGGGCACCAGTTCCGATCCCGCCGAGCTGCTGAACCCCCAGTTTCCCGTTTATGATGCGGGGCGCGGCGGGCGCTATACCTATCACGGCCCCGGCCAGCGCGTCGGCTATCTCCAGCTCGACCTGACGAAACGCGGCCGCGACGTGCGCGCTTATGTCTCCGCGCTCGAGGGATGGGTGATCGACGCGCTCGCGCTGTTCGATGTCGAGGCGCGCCGTGCGGAGGGACGCATCGGCATCTGGACCGACGATGCGAACGGCCGCGAGGCGAAGATCGGCGCGATCGGGGTGCGCGTGAAGCGTTGGGTGACGATGCACGGCTTCTCGCTCAACGTCGCGCCCGATCTGGCGCATTTCGGCGGCATCGTGCCGTGCGGCATCGCCGAATTCCCGGTCACCAGCTTGGCGGCGCTCGGCAAGACCGCGAGCTTTGCCGACGTCGATGCGGCGCTCCTGCAAACGCTGCCCGCCTTTCTCGACAAGCTTTCGCCAAGCGATTAG
- a CDS encoding LLM class flavin-dependent oxidoreductase, translating into MTKLSFLDLVPVTDTGTIAQSLANAADLARHAEALGYERYWVAEHHGMTGIASAATSVVLAHIGQATSTIRIGAGGIMLPNHAPMVIAEQFGTLEALFPGRVDLGLGRAPGSDGVVARALRRNLASDERQFPQDVVELQAFLAGDDRLGIRAVPGEGTNVPLWILGSSLFGAQLAAMLGLPYAFASHFAPDALDEALDIYRRQFKPSAQLAEPYAAAAFNAFAADTREEAELLASSQQQAFVALRTGNPGKMKPPLEGYKDSLPPNARAILDHVLQCSAVGTTEDIAAGLKAFVTRTGVDEVIIASSMYDHDARKRSLALTIEAGKALR; encoded by the coding sequence ATGACGAAACTCTCTTTCCTCGATCTCGTGCCCGTGACCGACACCGGCACGATCGCCCAATCGCTCGCCAACGCCGCCGACCTTGCCCGCCATGCCGAGGCGCTGGGTTACGAACGCTATTGGGTCGCCGAGCATCACGGCATGACGGGGATCGCGAGCGCCGCGACCTCGGTCGTGCTCGCGCATATCGGGCAGGCGACGTCGACGATCCGTATCGGGGCGGGCGGCATCATGCTTCCCAACCATGCGCCGATGGTGATCGCCGAACAATTCGGCACGCTCGAAGCCTTGTTCCCCGGTCGTGTCGATCTGGGCCTCGGCCGCGCGCCCGGTTCGGACGGCGTTGTCGCACGTGCGCTGCGACGCAATCTTGCGAGCGACGAGCGCCAGTTTCCGCAGGATGTCGTCGAGCTTCAGGCCTTCCTCGCCGGCGACGACCGTCTCGGCATCCGTGCGGTGCCGGGCGAGGGAACGAATGTTCCGCTGTGGATATTGGGATCGAGCCTGTTCGGCGCGCAGCTCGCGGCGATGCTCGGCCTGCCATATGCCTTTGCCAGCCATTTCGCGCCCGACGCGCTCGACGAAGCGCTCGACATCTATCGCCGCCAGTTCAAGCCGTCGGCGCAGCTTGCCGAGCCCTATGCCGCCGCGGCGTTCAATGCCTTTGCCGCCGACACGCGCGAAGAAGCCGAACTGCTCGCCTCGTCGCAGCAACAGGCTTTCGTCGCGCTGCGTACCGGCAATCCCGGCAAGATGAAGCCGCCATTGGAAGGCTATAAGGACAGTCTGCCGCCCAATGCGCGCGCGATCCTCGACCATGTGCTGCAATGTTCGGCGGTCGGAACGACGGAGGATATCGCTGCGGGGCTCAAAGCCTTCGTTACACGCACCGGCGTCGACGAGGTGATCATCGCATCGTCGATGTACGATCATGATGCGCGCAAGCGCTCGCTCGCGCTGACGATCGAGGCGGGCAAGGCGCTTCGATAA
- the hemF gene encoding oxygen-dependent coproporphyrinogen oxidase, which yields MISLDPQQQTARGWFESLRDRICAEFEKIEAEAGSDARFGYTPWDREADGIEPGEGGGGVRGVMTGKVFEKVGVNVSTVAGQFAPDFAASIHGAGDDPSFFATGISLVAHMANPHVPAVHMNTRFLATTKRWFGGGADLNPPIEYAEDTDAFHARLRAACAPFGPDVYERYAKWAEDYFYIPHRGVHRGVGGIFYDHLECGDDAEFDRNFQLTQAVGKAFLDIFPQIVRRRMGLPFTDAEREAQLIWRGRYAEFNLVYDRGTLFGLKTGGNIDAILMSLPPLAKWN from the coding sequence ATGATCTCGCTCGATCCGCAGCAACAGACGGCCCGTGGCTGGTTCGAATCGCTCCGCGACCGCATCTGCGCGGAATTCGAGAAGATCGAAGCCGAAGCGGGCAGCGATGCGCGCTTCGGCTATACGCCCTGGGACCGCGAGGCCGATGGCATCGAACCGGGTGAAGGCGGCGGCGGCGTGCGCGGCGTGATGACGGGCAAGGTCTTCGAAAAGGTCGGCGTCAACGTCTCGACCGTCGCCGGGCAGTTCGCCCCCGATTTTGCCGCGTCGATCCATGGCGCGGGCGACGACCCTAGTTTCTTTGCCACGGGAATCAGCCTCGTCGCGCATATGGCGAACCCGCATGTTCCTGCGGTCCATATGAACACGCGCTTCCTCGCGACGACGAAGCGCTGGTTCGGCGGCGGCGCCGACCTCAACCCGCCGATCGAATATGCCGAGGACACCGATGCCTTTCACGCGCGGCTACGCGCCGCCTGCGCGCCCTTCGGACCCGACGTTTACGAACGCTATGCCAAATGGGCCGAGGATTATTTCTATATCCCGCATCGCGGCGTCCACCGCGGCGTTGGCGGTATCTTCTACGACCACCTCGAATGCGGTGACGACGCCGAGTTCGACCGCAACTTCCAACTGACGCAGGCGGTTGGCAAGGCCTTTCTCGACATCTTTCCGCAGATCGTGCGCCGCCGGATGGGCCTGCCCTTCACCGACGCCGAGCGCGAAGCCCAACTGATCTGGCGCGGGCGCTATGCCGAGTTCAACCTCGTCTATGACCGGGGCACGCTGTTCGGGCTCAAGACCGGCGGCAATATCGACGCGATCCTGATGAGCCTGCCGCCGCTCGCCAAGTGGAACTGA
- the argF gene encoding ornithine carbamoyltransferase has product MMRSFLNLSDAGGDAVAAMLADAIDRKAARAGWPKGKADADAPLADHVLAMVFEKNSTRTRASFDIAIRQLGGTPMIMDAGVTQLGRGETIADTARVLSRYADAIMIRTDDHAKAQELAEYASVPVINGLTDLSHPCQIVADLLTIVESGKALPGLELAWLGDGNNVLASLIEAAGLFGFNIRAGVPQGYEPDASFVEAARGKGARIDIMRDAGEAVAGADVVVTDTWVSMGQDHAHNKIAAMVPYRVDERLMTGAKSDAVFLHCLPAHRGDEVVDAVMDGPQSRIWDEAENRVHAQKSILLWALGKL; this is encoded by the coding sequence GTGATGCGGAGCTTCCTGAACCTGTCCGACGCGGGCGGGGACGCGGTCGCCGCGATGCTTGCCGACGCGATCGATCGCAAGGCGGCGCGTGCCGGCTGGCCCAAGGGCAAGGCCGATGCCGACGCGCCGCTCGCGGACCATGTGCTCGCGATGGTGTTCGAGAAGAATTCGACGCGCACGCGCGCATCGTTCGACATCGCGATCCGTCAGCTCGGCGGAACGCCAATGATCATGGACGCGGGCGTCACGCAGCTTGGGCGCGGCGAGACGATCGCCGACACCGCGCGCGTTCTGTCGCGTTACGCCGATGCGATCATGATCCGCACCGACGATCACGCAAAGGCGCAAGAACTGGCCGAATATGCGAGCGTGCCGGTGATCAACGGGCTCACCGACCTGTCGCACCCGTGCCAGATCGTCGCCGACCTGCTCACGATCGTCGAGAGCGGCAAGGCGCTGCCCGGGCTCGAGCTCGCATGGCTCGGCGACGGCAACAATGTCCTCGCCTCGCTGATCGAGGCGGCGGGACTGTTCGGCTTCAACATTCGGGCGGGCGTGCCGCAGGGCTATGAACCCGACGCGAGCTTTGTCGAAGCCGCGCGCGGGAAGGGCGCCAGAATCGATATCATGCGCGACGCGGGCGAAGCGGTCGCAGGCGCCGATGTCGTCGTCACCGATACCTGGGTGTCAATGGGACAGGACCATGCGCACAACAAGATTGCGGCGATGGTGCCCTATCGGGTCGACGAACGGTTGATGACGGGCGCCAAGAGCGATGCGGTTTTTCTGCATTGCCTTCCCGCGCACCGCGGCGACGAAGTCGTCGATGCGGTGATGGACGGCCCACAGTCGCGCATCTGGGACGAGGCCGAAAATCGCGTCCACGCCCAAAAGTCGATCCTGCTATGGGCGCTTGGAAAATTGTGA
- a CDS encoding DUF3617 domain-containing protein: MAIFSPILRMSLVALGLAGASAVPAQAPSLAMLDRLEKGSWQLRERGKDAVLQTVCLGDARRLIQIQHPRANCSRYVIEDTPNSVTVHYTCPGAGHGRTSIRSETNRLVQIDTQGIADGKPFSQAIEARRTGGC, translated from the coding sequence ATGGCGATCTTCTCTCCCATATTGCGAATGTCTCTGGTGGCGCTCGGGCTGGCGGGCGCGAGCGCGGTGCCGGCGCAGGCGCCGTCGCTGGCGATGCTCGACCGGCTCGAAAAGGGCAGCTGGCAACTACGTGAACGCGGCAAGGATGCGGTGCTCCAGACTGTGTGCCTCGGCGACGCGCGCAGGCTCATCCAGATCCAGCATCCGCGCGCCAATTGTTCGCGCTATGTCATCGAGGACACGCCGAATTCGGTGACGGTCCATTATACCTGCCCCGGGGCCGGCCATGGCCGCACGAGCATCCGCAGCGAGACGAACCGGCTGGTTCAGATCGACACGCAGGGCATCGCCGACGGCAAGCCCTTCTCGCAGGCGATCGAGGCACGTCGCACTGGCGGCTGCTGA
- a CDS encoding Lrp/AsnC family transcriptional regulator, whose product MIKIDTIGRKILRELSRDGRISNLELAERVGLSPSACLRRVQELERSGVIKGYRAVIDPAKLGLTFVAYVTIGLSSHTKKSQNDFEAAMAVAPEVRECHNITGTIEYLLRVETEDLAAYKHFHTEVLGVLPQVHSITTYVLMDSPKDERA is encoded by the coding sequence ATGATCAAGATTGACACCATCGGTCGCAAGATATTGCGCGAACTATCGCGCGATGGGCGAATCTCGAACCTCGAACTCGCCGAGCGCGTCGGGCTGTCGCCGTCGGCCTGTCTGCGCCGCGTGCAGGAACTGGAACGCAGCGGCGTGATCAAGGGCTATCGCGCGGTGATCGACCCGGCAAAGCTCGGGCTGACGTTCGTCGCCTATGTGACTATCGGCCTGTCGTCGCACACGAAGAAGTCGCAGAATGATTTCGAAGCGGCGATGGCGGTCGCGCCCGAGGTGCGCGAATGTCACAATATCACCGGCACGATCGAATATCTGCTGCGCGTCGAGACCGAGGATCTGGCGGCGTACAAGCACTTCCACACCGAGGTGCTCGGTGTGCTGCCACAGGTGCATTCGATCACGACCTATGTGCTGATGGACTCGCCAAAGGACGAGCGGGCATAG
- a CDS encoding cytochrome b, with translation MSFPWAKPYEPTHPLMKWMDEKLPIPRLVYNATGPGYPVPRNLNYFWNFGVLAGAALMIQIITGIVLAMHYAANASVAFNSVEHIMRDVNAGWFIRYAHMNGASMFFIVVYLHIFRGLYYGSYKAPREMVWLLGVVIFLLMMATAFMGYVLPWGQMSFWGAQVITGFFSAIPIVGEPVREWLLGGFVPDNATLNRFFSLHYLLPFVILGVIILHIWALHIPGSSNPTGIEVKDEQDTVPFHPYYTAKDGFGVGVFLLIFVALTFFSPNALGHADNYIPANSLSTPAHIVPEWYFLPFYAILKAFTFNFLWIDAKLWGVIAMFGSIALLFFLPWLDSSPIKSSNYRPLYRIFFWILVADVLLLGWCGMQPAEQPWVILSQLGAIYYFAHFLVILPIVSRIERPLPMPNSITEAVLAKHATDTSSASATA, from the coding sequence ATGAGCTTTCCCTGGGCCAAACCCTATGAACCGACGCATCCGCTGATGAAGTGGATGGACGAGAAGCTGCCCATCCCGCGTCTCGTCTATAATGCTACGGGCCCCGGCTATCCGGTCCCGCGCAACCTCAACTATTTCTGGAACTTCGGCGTCCTCGCCGGCGCCGCATTGATGATCCAGATCATCACCGGCATCGTTCTGGCGATGCACTATGCCGCGAACGCCAGCGTCGCGTTCAATTCGGTCGAGCATATCATGCGCGACGTGAATGCCGGCTGGTTCATCCGCTATGCGCATATGAACGGCGCGAGCATGTTCTTCATCGTCGTCTATCTGCACATTTTCCGGGGCCTTTATTACGGTTCGTACAAGGCGCCGCGCGAAATGGTGTGGCTGCTCGGCGTCGTGATCTTCCTCCTGATGATGGCGACCGCCTTCATGGGTTATGTGCTTCCCTGGGGCCAGATGAGCTTCTGGGGCGCGCAGGTGATCACCGGCTTCTTCTCGGCGATACCGATCGTCGGCGAGCCGGTGCGCGAATGGCTGCTCGGCGGCTTCGTCCCCGACAACGCCACGCTCAACCGCTTCTTCTCGCTGCACTATCTGCTGCCGTTCGTGATCTTGGGTGTCATCATCCTGCACATCTGGGCGCTGCACATCCCGGGTTCGTCGAACCCGACCGGTATCGAGGTGAAGGACGAACAGGACACCGTCCCGTTCCACCCCTATTACACCGCGAAGGACGGTTTCGGCGTCGGCGTGTTCCTGCTGATTTTCGTCGCACTGACCTTCTTCAGCCCGAACGCACTGGGTCACGCCGACAACTATATCCCGGCGAACTCGCTTTCGACCCCGGCTCACATCGTTCCCGAATGGTACTTCCTGCCCTTCTACGCGATCCTGAAGGCCTTCACCTTCAACTTCCTGTGGATCGACGCGAAGCTGTGGGGCGTCATCGCGATGTTCGGCTCGATCGCGCTGCTGTTCTTCCTGCCCTGGCTCGACAGCTCGCCGATCAAGTCGTCGAACTATCGTCCGCTGTACCGGATCTTCTTCTGGATCCTCGTTGCCGACGTCCTGCTTCTCGGCTGGTGCGGTATGCAGCCGGCGGAACAGCCGTGGGTGATCCTCAGCCAGCTGGGCGCGATCTATTACTTCGCCCACTTCCTGGTGATCCTGCCGATCGTGTCGCGGATCGAACGCCCGCTTCCGATGCCGAATTCGATCACCGAAGCGGTCCTCGCCAAACACGCCACCGACACCTCGTCGGCTTCGGCAACGGCCTGA
- a CDS encoding Hsp33 family molecular chaperone HslO, producing the protein MSDIIETWFDQPLLFTIADRHVRGRLVRLGPTLRTIIGAHNYPPVAEKLLAEALVLTVLLGSTLKDENGQMTLQAQTGGGPVELLVCDYRGGELRGYLKFDAERLAEMGSDPTLFALFGEGFLAITFDQATTGERYQGIVPLEGGSIGEAAEHYFEQSEQISSLIKLAARHDAEAGCLAGGLLLQHLPEGEVGRDRLHVRHDNPEWEHAKTIATTLKAEELTDPATSLETLAWRLFHEDEVRVEAGAAVSRGCRCNPEYYAGVLAQFPEAERADMADENGDIVVDCAFCSRVFPIPLDEIAAHNRPE; encoded by the coding sequence GTGAGCGACATCATCGAAACCTGGTTCGATCAGCCCCTGCTGTTCACCATCGCCGACCGCCATGTACGCGGGCGATTGGTGCGTCTGGGGCCGACGCTGCGGACGATCATCGGCGCCCATAATTATCCGCCGGTCGCCGAAAAGCTGCTGGCCGAAGCATTGGTGCTGACCGTTCTGCTCGGTTCGACGCTGAAGGACGAGAACGGCCAGATGACGCTGCAGGCGCAGACCGGCGGCGGTCCGGTCGAACTGCTCGTCTGCGACTATCGGGGTGGCGAACTGCGCGGTTACCTCAAATTCGATGCCGAACGGCTTGCCGAAATGGGGTCCGATCCGACGCTTTTTGCCTTGTTCGGCGAAGGCTTTCTCGCGATCACCTTCGATCAGGCGACGACGGGCGAACGCTATCAGGGCATCGTCCCACTCGAAGGCGGCTCGATCGGCGAGGCGGCCGAACATTATTTCGAGCAATCGGAGCAGATTTCGAGCCTGATCAAGCTGGCGGCGCGGCACGACGCGGAGGCGGGCTGCCTTGCAGGCGGGCTGCTGCTCCAGCATCTGCCCGAAGGCGAAGTTGGCCGCGACCGGCTGCACGTCCGGCACGACAATCCCGAATGGGAACATGCCAAGACGATCGCCACGACGCTGAAGGCCGAAGAGCTTACCGATCCGGCGACCTCGCTGGAAACGCTCGCTTGGCGGCTGTTTCACGAAGATGAGGTCCGCGTCGAGGCCGGTGCGGCGGTATCGCGCGGGTGTCGTTGCAACCCCGAATATTATGCGGGGGTTCTGGCACAGTTTCCGGAGGCCGAGCGCGCCGACATGGCGGACGAAAATGGCGATATCGTCGTCGATTGCGCCTTTTGCTCGCGCGTCTTTCCGATCCCGCTCGACGAAATCGCGGCGCATAATCGCCCCGAATAG
- the queE gene encoding 7-carboxy-7-deazaguanine synthase has product MGYAVKEIFLTLQGEGAQAGRRAVFCRFSGCNLWTGREKDRAKAICQFCDTDFVGTDGTLGGKYKNAAALADVIADSWGEGSGDRYVVLTGGEPMLQVDAALIDALHQHGFMIAIESNGTLPIPRSIDWICVSPKAGSELVQTSGDELKLVWPQPGSDVARLASLKFEHLLVQPLDDPQAAANVQACIDLVMADPRWRLSLQTHKNLGLR; this is encoded by the coding sequence ATGGGCTACGCGGTCAAAGAGATTTTCCTCACCTTGCAGGGTGAGGGCGCGCAGGCAGGGCGCCGCGCGGTCTTCTGCCGCTTTTCCGGCTGCAATCTGTGGACGGGCCGCGAGAAGGACCGCGCAAAGGCGATCTGTCAATTCTGCGACACCGATTTCGTCGGCACCGACGGAACGCTCGGCGGCAAATACAAGAATGCAGCGGCGCTTGCCGACGTTATCGCCGATAGCTGGGGCGAGGGCAGCGGCGACCGCTATGTCGTGCTGACCGGCGGCGAGCCGATGCTGCAGGTCGACGCTGCGCTGATCGATGCGCTGCACCAACACGGCTTCATGATCGCGATCGAAAGCAACGGCACGCTCCCGATCCCACGCAGCATCGACTGGATTTGCGTCAGCCCCAAGGCGGGCAGCGAGCTGGTGCAGACGAGCGGCGACGAGCTGAAACTGGTCTGGCCGCAGCCGGGAAGCGATGTCGCGCGGCTCGCGTCGCTCAAGTTCGAGCATCTGCTCGTCCAGCCGCTCGACGATCCGCAAGCTGCCGCCAATGTGCAGGCGTGCATCGACCTGGTGATGGCCGATCCGCGCTGGCGCCTGTCGCTTCAGACGCACAAGAATCTGGGGTTGCGCTAG
- a CDS encoding tRNA (cytidine(34)-2'-O)-methyltransferase, translating to MEIALFQPDIAGNVGTTLRTAACFGAPAHIIEPCGFPFSDGALKRAGMDYSVRANVRRHADWAGFYQWSVDAQRRLVLLTTAGATPLPAFTFEPDDILLLGAESSGVPSYVHDAVAARVAIPMQAGFRSLNVAVAAGIALAEALRQTKGFPA from the coding sequence ATGGAAATTGCCCTGTTTCAGCCGGATATCGCGGGCAATGTCGGCACGACATTGCGCACCGCAGCCTGTTTCGGCGCGCCGGCACATATCATCGAACCATGCGGTTTTCCGTTCTCCGATGGCGCGCTGAAGCGCGCCGGGATGGACTATTCGGTCCGGGCGAACGTCCGTCGGCACGCTGATTGGGCCGGCTTTTACCAATGGAGCGTGGACGCGCAGCGGCGGCTGGTGCTGTTGACGACGGCAGGCGCGACGCCCCTGCCCGCCTTTACATTCGAGCCGGACGACATCCTGCTGCTTGGCGCCGAATCTTCGGGCGTCCCGTCTTATGTCCATGACGCGGTCGCGGCGCGGGTCGCGATTCCGATGCAGGCGGGCTTTCGCTCCTTGAATGTCGCGGTCGCGGCTGGCATCGCGCTCGCCGAAGCGCTCAGGCAAACGAAAGGCTTTCCCGCATGA
- a CDS encoding aspartate aminotransferase family protein, with protein sequence MTITPLMPVYPRCGVRPVRGEGAYLIGERGERYLDFASGIAVNLLGHGHPHLTKAIQDQAATLMHVSNLYGSPQGEAYAARLVENTFADTVFLTNSGAEAVECSIKTARAYHSSAGNAEKHTLITFNNAFHGRTLGTISATNQEKLRKGFDPLLPGFAYAPFDDINAALDLVDDNTAGFLVEPIQGEGGIRPASQPFLQALRDICDKRDLMLVFDEVQCGVARTGHLYAYEHFGVTPDIMASAKGIGGGFPMGACLATEKAARGMVIGTHGSTYGGNPLACAAGQAVLDVVLEEGFLASVKATGERLRGALEQLIPNHDQLFDSVRGVGLMLGLKLNSDSRAFVAHLRDNHGLLTVAAGENVVRVLPPLNIDDNHIAEFIEKLSAGAVSYTPPEV encoded by the coding sequence ATGACGATCACGCCGCTGATGCCCGTATACCCCCGGTGCGGTGTGCGTCCGGTTCGCGGCGAGGGCGCCTATCTGATCGGCGAGCGAGGCGAGCGTTATCTGGATTTCGCGAGCGGCATCGCGGTCAACCTGCTCGGCCACGGTCATCCGCATCTGACGAAGGCGATCCAGGATCAGGCCGCGACGCTGATGCATGTGTCGAACCTCTATGGCAGCCCGCAGGGTGAGGCCTATGCCGCGCGGCTCGTCGAGAACACGTTTGCCGATACGGTCTTCCTGACCAACTCGGGCGCCGAGGCCGTCGAATGTTCGATCAAGACCGCACGTGCCTATCATTCGAGCGCGGGCAACGCCGAAAAACATACGCTCATCACGTTCAACAACGCCTTCCACGGCCGCACACTCGGCACGATCTCGGCGACCAATCAGGAAAAGCTGCGCAAGGGTTTCGACCCGCTGCTGCCGGGCTTCGCCTATGCGCCGTTTGACGACATCAACGCCGCGCTCGATCTGGTCGACGACAATACGGCGGGCTTCCTCGTCGAGCCGATTCAGGGCGAAGGCGGTATCCGTCCGGCGTCGCAGCCCTTCCTTCAGGCGCTGCGCGACATTTGCGACAAGCGCGACCTCATGCTCGTGTTCGACGAAGTCCAGTGCGGCGTCGCGCGCACCGGCCATCTCTACGCCTATGAGCATTTCGGCGTCACCCCCGACATCATGGCGAGCGCCAAGGGTATCGGCGGCGGCTTCCCGATGGGCGCGTGCCTCGCGACCGAAAAGGCCGCGCGCGGCATGGTGATCGGTACGCATGGATCGACCTACGGCGGTAACCCGCTCGCCTGCGCCGCAGGACAGGCGGTACTCGACGTCGTGCTCGAAGAGGGTTTCCTCGCGTCGGTCAAGGCGACCGGCGAGCGTCTGCGCGGCGCACTCGAGCAGCTCATCCCCAACCACGACCAGCTGTTCGACAGCGTGCGCGGCGTCGGCCTGATGCTCGGTCTCAAGCTCAATTCGGACAGCCGCGCGTTCGTCGCGCATCTGCGCGACAACCATGGGCTGCTGACCGTCGCGGCGGGCGAAAATGTCGTGCGCGTGCTGCCCCCGCTGAACATCGACGATAACCACATCGCCGAATTCATCGAGAAATTGTCGGCAGGTGCGGTGAGCTACACGCCGCCCGAAGTGTGA
- the petA gene encoding ubiquinol-cytochrome c reductase iron-sulfur subunit, translating into MASESELNAGIEDGVRRRDFINIAAVSFAGVGAVAVVLPLLNQMNPSADVLALSTTEIDISAIQPGQAIKTSWRKQPVFVRNLVAKEIAEAKAVPMGDLRDPETIDQRTKPGKENWLITLGVCTHLGCVPLGAAEGENKGDFGGYFCPCHGSHYDTAARIRKGPAPKNLVVPPYEFTSDTVVTIG; encoded by the coding sequence ATGGCCAGTGAATCTGAACTCAACGCCGGTATCGAGGATGGCGTACGCCGCCGGGATTTCATCAATATTGCGGCGGTGAGTTTCGCTGGTGTCGGTGCGGTGGCCGTGGTGCTGCCGCTGCTCAACCAGATGAACCCGTCGGCCGACGTGCTCGCGCTGTCGACGACCGAAATCGACATTTCGGCGATCCAGCCGGGTCAGGCGATCAAGACGAGCTGGCGCAAGCAGCCGGTGTTCGTGCGCAACCTCGTTGCCAAGGAAATCGCGGAAGCCAAGGCCGTGCCGATGGGCGATCTGCGCGATCCCGAAACGATCGACCAGCGCACCAAGCCCGGCAAGGAAAACTGGCTGATCACGCTCGGCGTCTGCACCCACCTCGGCTGCGTCCCGCTCGGTGCCGCCGAGGGCGAGAACAAGGGCGATTTCGGCGGTTATTTCTGCCCGTGCCATGGTTCGCACTACGACACCGCGGCGCGCATCCGTAAGGGCCCGGCACCCAAGAATCTGGTTGTGCCGCCCTATGAATTCACCAGCGACACCGTCGTGACGATCGGCTGA